In bacterium, a genomic segment contains:
- a CDS encoding transposase: MMTRHRLEVADVVRSHVDGYLDSRGGRVPGPERRVLSAISTCRTAACGGHIDRCDRCDHQQIAYNSCRNRHCPKCQATARRRWLSDRQRDLLPVEYFHVVFTIPHLLASLALQNRKAVYAILFKTSAEAMRELARDPKYLGAEIGFVSVLHTWGETLMLHPHVHCVVPGGGIAPDDSRWVPCR, translated from the coding sequence ATGATGACGCGCCACCGCTTGGAGGTGGCCGATGTCGTCCGCAGCCACGTCGATGGTTACCTCGACAGTCGCGGCGGACGCGTCCCAGGACCAGAGCGACGGGTCCTGTCGGCCATCTCGACGTGCAGGACCGCCGCGTGCGGCGGGCACATCGATCGGTGCGACCGCTGCGACCACCAGCAAATCGCCTACAACTCTTGCCGCAACCGCCACTGCCCGAAGTGTCAGGCCACGGCTCGTCGTCGATGGCTCTCCGATCGGCAGCGCGACCTGCTGCCGGTCGAGTATTTCCATGTCGTGTTCACGATCCCGCATCTTCTGGCATCGCTTGCACTCCAGAATCGGAAGGCCGTCTACGCCATCCTTTTCAAGACCTCAGCCGAGGCAATGCGCGAGCTGGCCCGCGATCCCAAGTACCTCGGGGCAGAGATCGGCTTCGTCTCCGTGCTGCATACGTGGGGTGAGACCTTGATGCTTCACCCGCACGTCCACTGCGTCGTCCCAGGTGGCGGGATCGCGCCGGACGATTCGCGCTGGGTCCCGTGTCGTC
- a CDS encoding tyrosine-type recombinase/integrase, whose product LFAQHFRRSPALLGAEEIRQFQVHLVVHEKVAYGKHAMFVAALRFFYNVTLDKPVLVQKIPHPKVERRLPVVPGRDEVLRFLAAIPNIKHRAVLTTCYAAGLRVSEAVSLKVHDINGTRKIIHVHQGKGRKDRIVPLSETLHEVLREYWRAVRPRTWLFPGRDPDRPLSTRSIQYVCQRARQRAGLHPKLTVHSLRHAFATHLLDAGTSVRVIQVLLGHRSLATTQTYTRVSMREVVGTRSPLDMSDSAQT is encoded by the coding sequence GCTGTTCGCTCAGCACTTCCGGCGATCTCCCGCCCTGCTCGGGGCCGAGGAGATCCGGCAGTTCCAGGTTCACCTCGTCGTTCACGAGAAGGTCGCGTACGGCAAGCACGCGATGTTCGTCGCCGCACTCCGCTTCTTCTATAACGTGACGCTGGACAAGCCGGTGCTGGTCCAAAAGATCCCTCACCCGAAAGTCGAGCGCCGACTCCCCGTCGTGCCGGGCCGCGATGAAGTGCTCAGATTCTTGGCCGCAATCCCAAATATAAAGCATCGAGCAGTGCTGACCACGTGCTACGCCGCAGGCCTCCGGGTCTCCGAGGCTGTCAGCCTGAAAGTTCACGACATCAACGGTACGCGAAAGATCATCCACGTTCACCAGGGCAAGGGGCGCAAAGACCGCATCGTCCCGCTCTCCGAAACTCTCCACGAGGTGTTACGAGAGTACTGGCGTGCTGTCCGCCCCAGGACATGGTTGTTCCCTGGGCGCGATCCCGATCGCCCTCTGTCGACGCGTTCGATCCAGTACGTCTGTCAACGTGCACGCCAACGTGCCGGCCTGCACCCGAAGCTGACCGTGCATTCGCTGCGTCACGCGTTCGCGACGCATCTGCTGGATGCGGGGACCAGCGTGCGTGTAATCCAGGTTTTGCTGGGTCACCGCAGTCTTGCCACGACACAGACCTACACCCGGGTATCGATGCGCGAGGTCGTCGGCACGCGCAGCCCGCTCGACATGAGCGACTCCGCGCAAACCTGA